Proteins co-encoded in one Nyctibius grandis isolate bNycGra1 chromosome 14, bNycGra1.pri, whole genome shotgun sequence genomic window:
- the UBE3B gene encoding ubiquitin-protein ligase E3B isoform X1, giving the protein MFSASQSSKAQFLDKARQAREERRELKERERAAVQVQALIRRFLCRCRLQKEIRREVEDFFGANESGSSKRSALSIFRIARKLLFVFNRKEDKERFEKLCRCILNSMDVENEPKVWYVSLALSKDLTLLWIKQIKDILWFCCEFLKQLKPDILQDSRLVNLHLTMLVTFTDTSTWKILRGKGETLRPAMNHICANIMGHLNQKGFYSVLQILLTNGLARSRPSLSKGSLTAIFSLALRPVVAAQFSDNLLRSFLIHIMSVPAIMTHLATLTPERLAVIESHDLFRKFILFLSREAQCRDVCMCLEGSHTLCLLGNLVYLGSMNDNILEEDTAHFVGVLIHMLSYCQKYVSQKKSNLTHWHPVLGWFSQTVDYGLNESMPLLTKQLQHLWGVHMIRILFSDVLSKKLLENQEIAQLPTQPVSPQNSLPMKNLFRRAFQKSASVRNILKPVGGKRVDSAEVQKVCSICVLYQTTLTTLTQIRLQILTGLTYLDDLLPKLWAFICELGPQGGLKLFLECLNNDTEESKRLLAMLMLFCDCSRHLITILDDIEVYEEQISFKLEELVTISSFLNSFVFKMIWDGIVENARGETLELFHSVHGWLMVLYERDCRRRFAPEDHWLRKDLKPSVLFQELDKDKKRAQLLLQYIPHVIPHKNRVLLFRNMVTKEKEKLGLVETSSASPHVTHITIRRSRMLEDGYEQLRQLSQNAMKGVIRVKFVNDLGVDEAGIDQDGVFKEFLEEIIKKVFDPALNLFKTTSGDERLYPSPTSYIHENYLQLFEFVGKMLGKAVYEGIVVDVPFASFFLSQLLGHHHSVFYSSVDELPSLDSEFYKNLTSIKRYDGDISDLGLTLSYDEDVMGQLVCHELVPGGKTIPVTNENKISYIHLMAHFRMHTQIKSQTAALISGFRSIIKPEWIRMFSAPELQRLISGDNAEIDLEDLKKHTVYYGGFHGSHRVIIWLWDILANDFSPEERAMFLKFVTSCSRPPLLGFAYLKPPFSIRCVEVSDDQDTGDTLGSVLRGFFTIRKKEPGGRLPTSSTCFNLLKLPNYSKKSILREKLRYAISMNTGFELS; this is encoded by the exons ATGTTCAGTGCGAGCCAGTCCTCCAAAGCCCAGTTCCTCGACAAAGCACGCCAGGCTCGGGAGGAGCGGAGGGAGCTGAAGGAGAGGGAGCGTGCTGCTGTCCAGGTCCAAGCTTTGATCAGGAGATTTCTCTGTCGATGCCGCCTTCAGAAGGAGATAAG GAGAGAAGTGGAGGATTTCTTTGGGGCAAATGAATCTGGCTCAAGTAAAAGAAGTGCTCTTTCTATCTTCAGAATTGCTAGGAAGCTGCTGTTTGTATTTAATCGCAAAGAGGACAAAGAG agattTGAAAAGCTGTGCCGGTGTATTCTTAATAGTATGGATGTTGAGAATGAGCCCAAG GTGTGGTATGTGTCCCTGGCACTCTCCAAGGATCTTACCCTCTTATGGATCAAACAGATCAAAGACattctgtggttttgctgtGAATTTCTCAAGCAGCTtaag CCTGACATCTTGCAAGACTCCAGACTGGTCAATCTGCACCTCACAATGCTTGTCACCTTCACAGACACTTCTACGTGGAAAATCCTTCGGGGAAAAG GTGAAACCCTGAGGCCTGCCATGAACCACATCTGTGCAAACATCATGGGACACCTCAATCAGAAGGGATTTTATTCTGTGCTGCAG attTTGCTAACTAATGGCTTGGCAAGATCCAGACCTTCCTTGTCCAAAGGCTCTCTAACTGCCATCTTCTCTCTTGCCCTGCG CCCTGTGGTTGCTGCACAGTTCTCAGACAACCTGTTGAGGTCGTTTCTGATCCATATCATGTCTGTGCCTGCTATAATGACTCATCTTGCTACTCTAACACCTGAG CGTCTGGCAGTGATAGAATCTCACGATCTGTTCCGCAAGTTCATCCTGTTTTTAAGTCGTGAAGCACAATGCCGAGATGTCTGCATGTGCCTAGAAGGAAGTCACACTCTGTGTTTGTTAG GTAATCTCGTGTACCTGGGCTCCATGAATGATAACATTCTTGAGGAGGACACGGCTCATTTTGTGGGTGTGCTCATTCACATGCTGTCCTACTGCCAGAAGTATGTTTCACAAAAGAAGTCCAACCTCACTCACTGGCATCCTGTTCTGGGCTGGTTTTCACAGACTGTGGATTATGG ATTGAATGAGTCCATGCCTCTGCTGACGAAGCAACTGCAGCATCTCTGGGGAGTTCATATGATCCGCATCCTCTTCAGTGATGTGCTCAGCAAGAAATTGCTGGAGAATCAGGAAATAGCTCAGCTGCCCACACAGCCAGTTTCCCCTCAGAACAGCCTTCCTATGAAGA ATCTCTTCAGGAGAGCTTTCCAGAAGTCTGCGTCTGTCCGGAACATTCTCAAGCCTGTTGGGGGCAAGCGAGTGGACTCAGCAGAGGTGCAGAAGGTGTGCAGTATCTGTGTCCTGTACCAGACCACGCTCACAACGCTGACGCAGATCCGTCTGCAGATACTCACAG GCCTCACTTACCTGGATGATCTGTTGCCCAAATTATGGGCTTTTATCTGTGAGCTGGGACCACAGGGCGGGTTAAAACTCTTCTTGGAGTGCTTGAATAATGATACGGAGGAATCCAAGAGGCTCCTGGCCATGTTGATGCTCTTCTGTGACTGCTCCCGCCACCTTATCAC GATTCTTGATGACATAGAAGTCTATGAAGAGCAGATTTCATTCAAACTGGAAGAGCTTGTTACCATCTCATCTTTTCTGAATTCCTTTGTATTTAAGATGATCTGGGATGGAATTGTAG AGAACGCCAGAGGGGAGACCCTGGAGCTGTTCCATTCTGTCCATGGCTGGCTCATGGTCTTGTATGAGAGGGACTGCCGCAGGCGTTTTGCTCCTGAGGACCACTGGTTACGCAA GGACCTCAAACCCAGCGTGCTCTTCCAGGAGCTGGACAAGGACAAGAAACGagcccagctgctcctgcagtACATCCCACACGTCATTCCCCACAAGAAC agggTGCTGCTTTTCCGAAATATGGTtacaaaggagaaggagaagcttGGGCTGGTTGAAACCAGCTCTGCATCCCCTCACGTCACACACATCACTATCCGCCGCTCACGTATGCTGGAG GATGGGTATGAACAGCTACGACAGCTTTCCCAGAATGCCATGAAGGGAGTGATCAGGGTGAAGTTTGTCAACGATCTGGGTGTTGATGAGGCTGGTATTGATCAAGATGGTGTCTTCAAAGAGTTTCTGGAAGAGATAATAAAGAAGGTGTTTGACCCCGCGCTCAACTTGTTCAAG ACAACCAGTGGTGATGAGAGGCTGTATCCATCCCCAACGTCCTACATTCATGAGAACTACCTACAGCTCTTTGAGTTTGTGGGGAAGATGCTTGGGAAGGCTGTCTATGAG GGAATAGTCGTGGACGTACCATTTGCTTCCTTCTTTTTGAGTCAGCTGCTTGGGCACCACCACAGTGTCTTCTACAGCTCTGTAGATGAACTTCCCTCCTTGGACTCCGAGTTCTATAAAAATCTCACGTCAATTAAG CGTTATGATGGTGATATCAGTGACTTGGGCTTAACGCTGTCCTACGATGAAGATGTGATGGGTCAG CTTGTTTGCCATGAACTTGTTCCTGGAGGGAAGACCATTCCCGTTACGAATGAAAATAA GATCAGCTACATCCACCTCATGGCCCATTTTCGGATGCACACCCAGATCAAGAGCCAGACAGCAGCGCTCATCAGCGGGTTCAGGTCCATCATTAAGCCCGAATGGATCCGTATGTTTTCTGCACCAGAGCTGCAGCGGCTGATCTCCGGGGACAACGCTGAGATTGACCTTGAGGACTTGAA AAAACACACGGTGTACTACGGGGGCTTCCATGGGAGTCACCGGGTCATCATCTGGCTGTGGGACATCCTGGCTAATGACTTCAGCCCTGAGGAGAGAGCCATGTTTCTCAAG TTTGTTACCAGCTGCTCCAGGCCTCCCCTTCTGGGCTTTGCCTACCTCAAGCCTCCTTTTTCCATCCGCTGCGTGGAAGTCTCTGATGATCAG GACACGGGTGACACTCTGGGCAGTGTGCTACGGGGCTTCTTCACAATCCGCAAGAAGGAGCCAGGCGGGCGGCTCCCGACCTCCTCGACGTGTTTCAACCTCCTCAAGCTTCCCAACTACAGCAAGAAGAGCATCCTGCGGGAGAAGCTGCGCTACGCCATCAGCATGAACACTGGCTTCGAGCTGTCCTAG
- the UBE3B gene encoding ubiquitin-protein ligase E3B isoform X2, protein MFSASQSSKAQFLDKARQAREERRELKERERAAVQVQALIRRFLCRCRLQKEIRREVEDFFGANESGSSKRSALSIFRIARKLLFVFNRKEDKERFEKLCRCILNSMDVENEPKVWYVSLALSKDLTLLWIKQIKDILWFCCEFLKQLKPDILQDSRLVNLHLTMLVTFTDTSTWKILRGKGETLRPAMNHICANIMGHLNQKGFYSVLQILLTNGLARSRPSLSKGSLTAIFSLALRPVVAAQFSDNLLRSFLIHIMSVPAIMTHLATLTPERLAVIESHDLFRKFILFLSREAQCRDVCMCLEGSHTLCLLGNLVYLGSMNDNILEEDTAHFVGVLIHMLSYCQKYVSQKKSNLTHWHPVLGWFSQTVDYGLNESMPLLTKQLQHLWGVHMIRILFSDVLSKKLLENQEIAQLPTQPVSPQNSLPMKNLFRRAFQKSASVRNILKPVGGKRVDSAEVQKVCSICVLYQTTLTTLTQIRLQILTGLTYLDDLLPKLWAFICELGPQGGLKLFLECLNNDTEESKRLLAMLMLFCDCSRHLITILDDIEVYEEQISFKLEELVTISSFLNSFVFKMIWDGIVENARGETLELFHSVHGWLMVLYERDCRRRFAPEDHWLRKDLKPSVLFQELDKDKKRAQLLLQYIPHVIPHKNRVLLFRNMVTKEKEKLGLVETSSASPHVTHITIRRSRMLEDGYEQLRQLSQNAMKGVIRVKFVNDLGVDEAGIDQDGVFKEFLEEIIKKVFDPALNLFKTTSGDERLYPSPTSYIHENYLQLFEFVGKMLGKAVYEGIVVDVPFASFFLSQLLGHHHSVFYSSVDELPSLDSEFYKNLTSIKRYDGDISDLGLTLSYDEDVMGQLVCHELVPGGKTIPVTNENKISYIHLMAHFRMHTQIKSQTAALISGFRSIIKPEWIRMFSAPELQRLISGDNAEIDLEDLKKHTVYYGGFHGSHRVIIWLWDILANDFSPEERAMFLKDTGDTLGSVLRGFFTIRKKEPGGRLPTSSTCFNLLKLPNYSKKSILREKLRYAISMNTGFELS, encoded by the exons ATGTTCAGTGCGAGCCAGTCCTCCAAAGCCCAGTTCCTCGACAAAGCACGCCAGGCTCGGGAGGAGCGGAGGGAGCTGAAGGAGAGGGAGCGTGCTGCTGTCCAGGTCCAAGCTTTGATCAGGAGATTTCTCTGTCGATGCCGCCTTCAGAAGGAGATAAG GAGAGAAGTGGAGGATTTCTTTGGGGCAAATGAATCTGGCTCAAGTAAAAGAAGTGCTCTTTCTATCTTCAGAATTGCTAGGAAGCTGCTGTTTGTATTTAATCGCAAAGAGGACAAAGAG agattTGAAAAGCTGTGCCGGTGTATTCTTAATAGTATGGATGTTGAGAATGAGCCCAAG GTGTGGTATGTGTCCCTGGCACTCTCCAAGGATCTTACCCTCTTATGGATCAAACAGATCAAAGACattctgtggttttgctgtGAATTTCTCAAGCAGCTtaag CCTGACATCTTGCAAGACTCCAGACTGGTCAATCTGCACCTCACAATGCTTGTCACCTTCACAGACACTTCTACGTGGAAAATCCTTCGGGGAAAAG GTGAAACCCTGAGGCCTGCCATGAACCACATCTGTGCAAACATCATGGGACACCTCAATCAGAAGGGATTTTATTCTGTGCTGCAG attTTGCTAACTAATGGCTTGGCAAGATCCAGACCTTCCTTGTCCAAAGGCTCTCTAACTGCCATCTTCTCTCTTGCCCTGCG CCCTGTGGTTGCTGCACAGTTCTCAGACAACCTGTTGAGGTCGTTTCTGATCCATATCATGTCTGTGCCTGCTATAATGACTCATCTTGCTACTCTAACACCTGAG CGTCTGGCAGTGATAGAATCTCACGATCTGTTCCGCAAGTTCATCCTGTTTTTAAGTCGTGAAGCACAATGCCGAGATGTCTGCATGTGCCTAGAAGGAAGTCACACTCTGTGTTTGTTAG GTAATCTCGTGTACCTGGGCTCCATGAATGATAACATTCTTGAGGAGGACACGGCTCATTTTGTGGGTGTGCTCATTCACATGCTGTCCTACTGCCAGAAGTATGTTTCACAAAAGAAGTCCAACCTCACTCACTGGCATCCTGTTCTGGGCTGGTTTTCACAGACTGTGGATTATGG ATTGAATGAGTCCATGCCTCTGCTGACGAAGCAACTGCAGCATCTCTGGGGAGTTCATATGATCCGCATCCTCTTCAGTGATGTGCTCAGCAAGAAATTGCTGGAGAATCAGGAAATAGCTCAGCTGCCCACACAGCCAGTTTCCCCTCAGAACAGCCTTCCTATGAAGA ATCTCTTCAGGAGAGCTTTCCAGAAGTCTGCGTCTGTCCGGAACATTCTCAAGCCTGTTGGGGGCAAGCGAGTGGACTCAGCAGAGGTGCAGAAGGTGTGCAGTATCTGTGTCCTGTACCAGACCACGCTCACAACGCTGACGCAGATCCGTCTGCAGATACTCACAG GCCTCACTTACCTGGATGATCTGTTGCCCAAATTATGGGCTTTTATCTGTGAGCTGGGACCACAGGGCGGGTTAAAACTCTTCTTGGAGTGCTTGAATAATGATACGGAGGAATCCAAGAGGCTCCTGGCCATGTTGATGCTCTTCTGTGACTGCTCCCGCCACCTTATCAC GATTCTTGATGACATAGAAGTCTATGAAGAGCAGATTTCATTCAAACTGGAAGAGCTTGTTACCATCTCATCTTTTCTGAATTCCTTTGTATTTAAGATGATCTGGGATGGAATTGTAG AGAACGCCAGAGGGGAGACCCTGGAGCTGTTCCATTCTGTCCATGGCTGGCTCATGGTCTTGTATGAGAGGGACTGCCGCAGGCGTTTTGCTCCTGAGGACCACTGGTTACGCAA GGACCTCAAACCCAGCGTGCTCTTCCAGGAGCTGGACAAGGACAAGAAACGagcccagctgctcctgcagtACATCCCACACGTCATTCCCCACAAGAAC agggTGCTGCTTTTCCGAAATATGGTtacaaaggagaaggagaagcttGGGCTGGTTGAAACCAGCTCTGCATCCCCTCACGTCACACACATCACTATCCGCCGCTCACGTATGCTGGAG GATGGGTATGAACAGCTACGACAGCTTTCCCAGAATGCCATGAAGGGAGTGATCAGGGTGAAGTTTGTCAACGATCTGGGTGTTGATGAGGCTGGTATTGATCAAGATGGTGTCTTCAAAGAGTTTCTGGAAGAGATAATAAAGAAGGTGTTTGACCCCGCGCTCAACTTGTTCAAG ACAACCAGTGGTGATGAGAGGCTGTATCCATCCCCAACGTCCTACATTCATGAGAACTACCTACAGCTCTTTGAGTTTGTGGGGAAGATGCTTGGGAAGGCTGTCTATGAG GGAATAGTCGTGGACGTACCATTTGCTTCCTTCTTTTTGAGTCAGCTGCTTGGGCACCACCACAGTGTCTTCTACAGCTCTGTAGATGAACTTCCCTCCTTGGACTCCGAGTTCTATAAAAATCTCACGTCAATTAAG CGTTATGATGGTGATATCAGTGACTTGGGCTTAACGCTGTCCTACGATGAAGATGTGATGGGTCAG CTTGTTTGCCATGAACTTGTTCCTGGAGGGAAGACCATTCCCGTTACGAATGAAAATAA GATCAGCTACATCCACCTCATGGCCCATTTTCGGATGCACACCCAGATCAAGAGCCAGACAGCAGCGCTCATCAGCGGGTTCAGGTCCATCATTAAGCCCGAATGGATCCGTATGTTTTCTGCACCAGAGCTGCAGCGGCTGATCTCCGGGGACAACGCTGAGATTGACCTTGAGGACTTGAA AAAACACACGGTGTACTACGGGGGCTTCCATGGGAGTCACCGGGTCATCATCTGGCTGTGGGACATCCTGGCTAATGACTTCAGCCCTGAGGAGAGAGCCATGTTTCTCAAG GACACGGGTGACACTCTGGGCAGTGTGCTACGGGGCTTCTTCACAATCCGCAAGAAGGAGCCAGGCGGGCGGCTCCCGACCTCCTCGACGTGTTTCAACCTCCTCAAGCTTCCCAACTACAGCAAGAAGAGCATCCTGCGGGAGAAGCTGCGCTACGCCATCAGCATGAACACTGGCTTCGAGCTGTCCTAG